agtaggactccttcttcagcttgacagcatccctcaccgccggtgtccaccaatgggttcggggattgccgccacgacaggcaccgaccacctcacggccacagctccggtcagccgcctcaacaacggaacatggcccattcggactcaatgtcccccacctccctcgggacgtggtcaaagttttgccggaggtgggagttgaagttacttctgacagagggctctgccagacgttcccagcagaccctcacaacacgtttggacctaccaggcctgaccggcatcctcccccaccatcgaagccaactcaccactaggtggtgatcagttgacagctccgcccctctcttcacccgagtgtccaagacatgtggccgaaAGTCCAACAACACaaacacaaagtcaatcatcgaactgaggcctagggtgtcctggtgccaagtgcacatatgaacacccctatgcttgaacatggtgtttgttatggacaatccgtgacgagcacagaagtccaataacaaaacaccactcgggttcagatcaggggggccattcctcccaatcacgcccttccaggtctcactgtcattgcccacgtgaacactgaagtctcccaacagtacgagggagtccccagaaggtatgccctctagcacctcctccagggactccaaaaagggtgggtactccgaactgctgttcggtgcatatgcacaaacaacagttaggacccatccccccacccgaaggcggagggaggctacccacTTGTCCACCAGgttaaaccccaatgtacaggctccaagtcggggggcaataaatatacccacacccgctgggagcctctcactgggggcaactccagagtggtagagagtccagcccctctcaaggagattggttccagagtccaagctgtgcgtcgaggtgagcccgactatatctagccagaacctctcaacctcgcgcagtagctcaggctccttccccttcagagagatgacaatccacgtcccaagagccagcttctgtagccgaggatcggaccgccaaggtccccgccttcggccaccacccaactcacactgcacccgacctccttggcccctgccataggtggtgagcccatgggaagggggaccctcattgcctcttcgggctgtgcccggccgagccccatgggtgcaagcccggccaccaggcgctcgccatcgagccccacctccaggcctggctccagaggggggccccggtgacccgcgtccgggcgagaaAAAATGTCGTCCAAatgttttattcatcatagaaggtcttttgaaccgcactttgtctcatccaaaaaaaaaaatgttcagaaactaTACTAACATTTTTTTACACATTCATGGTAGAAGTATTATGATCACAgaacaaaaatcttaaaaatacttgTTACAATCCAACCAATGTGTTCTACTTATTAAGGAATTAATTTCTAAAACATATTGATTATACCACCCACTATCAAAGATGACAGCACCTACATGCTTTGGGAAGCTTGTGGAAGTATGCTGAGGAAGCAGTCACTAGGCGTGATTCTAAAAAATGTACAAGACTTCATAAGCAATTTGATTACCCAACCACTAGGAAAGAGACTATAGCATAAACAACGTAAGCGATtgacaaaatagatagatagatagatagatagatagatagatagatagatagatagatagatagatagatagatagatagatagatagatagataccaaacCTGGAAAAAACAAATGCTAACTGTTCATATATTGGATATTTTACtatttattgaatacagtttGAAAAGAATTGTTTTAGAGGAAATAGGTTTGTTAAGAATTCAAAGGGACATTTGCTACTCATATTTGTTCAGcatcatatgtactgtacattccaTTAAttaaccatatactgtacaaagcTCCACTTGAAGCACTAATTGCCCTATGTCAAATGCTGTACAGTTAAGTTATTGTATGCTCAGTAACtagaaatgacaaaacaaaattgaCAACTGTGATCTGTTTTTACTAACACCTGAATGTGACCTGCCTAGAATGGCTGTCCTCATAAAGACAGTAACAGTGCCCACATTCTCTCTTCTCCTTAACACACgtccacacacacaaacatatcatAGTAACCGGACTTTCTCAAATCCACCCAGGGAAAATTTAGAGTTGCTGATTAAACtgacatatacagttaggtccataaatatttggacagagacaacttttttctaattttggttctgtacattaccacaatgaattttaaatgaaacaactcagaggcaattgaagtgcagactttcagctttaattcagtggggtgaacaaaacgattgcataaaaatgtgaagcaactaaagcattttttaaacacaatcccttcatttcagaggctcaaaagtaattggacaaattaaataactggaaataaaatgttcatttctaatacttggttgaaaaccctttgctggcaatgacagcctgaagtcttgcactcatggacatcaccagatgctgggtttcctcctttttaatgctctgccaggcctttactgtttgtttgtgggcctttctgtctgaagtttagtcttcatcaagtgaaatgcatgctcaattgggttaagatcgggtgactgacttggccattcaagaattttccacttctttgctttaataaagtcctgggttgctttggctgtatgttttgggtcattgtccatctgtatcatgaaacgccacccaatcaatttgactgcatttagctggatttgagcagacagtatgtctctgaacacctcagaattcattcggctgcttctgtcctgtgtcacatcatcaatgaacactagtgtcccagtgccactggcagccatgcatgctcaagccatcacactgcctccaccgtgttttacagatgatgtggtatgctttggataatgagctgttccacgccttctccatacttttttcttgccatcattctggtagaggttcatcttggtttcatctgtccaaagaatgtttttccagaactgtgctggcttttttagatgttctttagcaaagtccaatctagcctttctattcttgaggcttatgagtggcttgcaccttgcagtgcaccctctgtatttactttcatgcagtcttctctttatgatagacttggatatcgatacgcctaccccctggagagtgttgttcacttggttggctgttgtgaaggggtttctcttcatcatggaaatCATTCTGCCATCTTTCACCActgttgtccaggtctttttgcattgctgagttcaccagtgcttgctttctttctcaggacgtaccaaactgtagattttgccactcgtaatattgtagcaatttctcggatgtgttttttctgttttcacagcttaagaatggcttctttcacctgcatggagagctcctttgactgcatgttgtctgttcacagcaaaatcttccacttgcaagcaccacacctcaaatcaactccaggccttttatctgcttaattgataatgacataacaatggacttgcccacacctgcccatgaaatagcctttgagtcaattgtccaattatttttgagcccctgaaatgaagggattgtgttaaaaaatgctttagttgcctcacatttttatgcaatcgttttgttcaccccactgaagtaaagctgaaagtctgtacttcaactgcatctgagttgtttcatttaaaattcattgtggtaatgtacagaaccaaaattagaacaaagttgtctatgtccaaatatttatggacctaactgtatgtgtttgGGATATGGGAGTATCTGGAGTGAAACAAACATAAAGACAGAGAGATGTATACACAGATATGGATTGTAAATGGGAGTAGAACCCAGGGCACTGAATGCATGAGGTAGAAGTTCTAACAACTCCAACATCATGGCTTTCACTCAAACACATAATGTGGTCTGAATTTAAGGCAACAGTTTTTAAACTGCAATGAGTAGTCTATGCAAgggtgttttttaaatgaaaatatctgaTGGTGGGAGAAAGATGCTGCCAGAAGGGGCAGGGTCTTCCAAACAAGTTGTGCTGAGGGTGTGTATGTCTGCATATGTGCGTGTTTGAAAGAGGCAGCACGTAACATTAGAACTGCAGTACTTCTTTTAGGAACTACAACCATCAAGACTACACCAGTGTCTGTATCCTTTTGTTCTCTCCAATAACTCATCAGCTCCTTTTTCTGAACAATTGTAGAAACAAGCAATTTAAAGCTTGACTGACTTAAACTTAAATATTTCCTTGGCATAAGGATTCttgtttgtatatattttcatttaaaattctttcaaacattttcaataaaaaaaataaagttatgcTGTTTCTTAGCTTAAAGCTGCTTCATTTTATAATCATGAAAAGcaacaaaacacatttcaatcAGCTGGTTTATCTGTGTGATAGTGCTTCACATTCGGTGGAGGCTTACATTTGTAGCCATCCTAGCATATTTTACTTTAAGTAAAACGTAATGTAAGTAAATGAACAGCAGCAAGCTGGCTGACAATTAGAGTATTGTACGGGTGCGGACTCAGCCCAAGGGTGCAAGTAAAAGTTCTGCCTTACCCCTCTGGTCATAAGAGATTTGGAAAAATAATTTGTGGGTGTCATGCAATTGTAGGTGAATGAACTGTCTTACACCTAAGGCAATAAATTTGGAGAAAGTAACAAATCACAGAACTAATCACAGAAACTataatatttgtactttttttttaattaaaacatgctACACTGTAATGCATAAAGTTAAGAAATGCAATATTTTTCTGATGTTATTACAAGGAGTACTGAATATACCAGACTGGAGTGGATACTACGCCATCTACACTAATTTACACAACTGTTTTGttcaatatttttgaaataaaatacttGGCTtgcatttaattataaataaGTTTGTGCctatatattcaataaataaacccACCATACACTGTCTGAAGGAATGTGAGAATCTTTAACGTATAACGGAAATTGTTTACTTCATGTAAGTACTAGTTGTGTTACCTGGCTTCGAAAGAGAGATTTCCAAAGAAAATAGGCTTTGTTAATAGAGTCAAGGCTAAaacagatgtatcagaagtactatgtgagtaactgagtacttttcttgttttctttttttcccagggTTTAATATTAGTAGTTCCCTGGAGCTAGTTACTTTTCAACATGCTATATACAATTGCAtaggagtaaaacattcctgccataTATAAATTCTTCCTTATCCTAGTTACTTGGGTTTTGTTGATAGTCatagcaaaacaaaattttagaGGAAAGTGTTTGGAATTTTGAGTATAATTTCACCCTATAGCATATCCTGTAAAAATGGCTGATTCATTCACATTTCGATGTAATGCTTTCACCATAATCTTGTACCATTAAGAAAGTTTTGGTTGGTTTAGATCAAAAACAACATACACTGAATCATTGTTTGTTTTAACTTATTACCTTGGCTTGATGATCAATTACCAGTTATTTTTCACTGACCCAACTCAAACAGTCTCACATTCACTCTATATAATCTGTCTGTATCTGACAGAGTATACTTATGCATGATTCATGCCTTGGTGTTGTCAAATCTTGACTACTGCAACTTCTTATTGACAGGGTTACCTGTATGTGCTGCCAGCCACtgaagatgattcaaaatgcagtgatgTGTCTTGTTTTCAAACAACTGATATGGGTGCAGTTTCACTCATCCTATTAGCTCACTCCATTGACTTCTAATAGCAGGTGATAACAAGCTGAGCTTTACAGACATAGGGTGTTGAATAGACTGAATGAGTGGAATAACAGGGGGCTCTGTCTTTGACAGTTTGAGCTGAATATGGTGTTCCATCACCCAAGATGAGCTACCACTCATGAAATGAACAAAACCTGGTCAGAAACTGGAAAGAGATGCAGATCAGTTTTGTAAAGCAGTAAATAATAAACTATTAACTAACCCtaccacaaaataaaaaactgttggTAAGTTTTTCACACGTTGCTTATCAAAAAGAGAACTGAGTTGAAAACACTGCTCAAGTGAATATGCACAAAACCCATATGTTAGTTGCCCAGCCAGGTGCTGAACTTTTATCAGCATCAgagtatttttttaagttaatgaCAATATAGCACAAAGGATTTCATAACCATTTAGCTTTCATGCTGTATTAGAAAGTAATGACATTGGTGCCAATGCTTCAAGTACAGTACAAATAACTGTTTACCTGATGTATGCTTACAAATAAAGAGTCCTGCAGTGTAGAAGGAAGTATCACATCTTGTGATTTTCTTTCCTACTTAATTCTCACCAGGGGCACGAGGATGCTGGTGGCTATCCCAGGCtagcacagggaacaaggcaggaataaaccctggaccaggcatcagtccattgcagggagaacacacacagacactcacacacaccaggtCCAATTTAGCTTCAccaaacctgaatgtctttggacagtgggaggaaaccacatcACCCAgatgaaatccacacagacacagagagaacatgcacactccacacagggaggaccccagggcgcgaaccctggtctccttacactgtgctaccatgctgaATTGGATGCACATTATATATAGGTGACATAGATTAGCAAAGCTGCATCATAAAATAAACAGCTGGAAAAGTTTTGTATGTGTTTAATTGCAGTAAATGAATAACAACTGTCAATAGTATTTTAACCCCTGTACTTTAAACATACATGAACTAACAGGACTCCATGATAAAACCCATTTATACAATGTTGGTAAGACAGCTGTAGGATCGAGATTCAGCCTATAAGTACATGTCTGTATCCCCTGCTTGATTTGTGACTGCATTTCTTAGTAtgctctttcatttatatatggcATTATGTGTTTTACTCATATCTTCTCCACTCCAACTAATACATGGAATAATATGGTAGTTCTATTTGAATATGCCTTcttataaatattttctaaagTTATGCATGTACAAGCTTCAGTCATTTGCTAACACCATCTCTTTAACTCTCACTCGGGataagaaatatgaaaataacatgCACCTAATggtttattgaaaataaattaatcaatgatGATTCAGGATTGCATATTTTTAATGTCAGTATGAGCTTTACTGATTTCTTAAACCAGGGATAAAACAATGCATATATAATTGGATTCATGCCAGAGTTGAAATAAATGAGCCATGCCAAAATATTAAACATGACATTAGGTACAGGCAAAGTAGTGTAAGTATCAATAATTGTGCATGTATAGAGAGGCACccagcagaaaaagaaaactgataTTACAATTCCCAGTGTTTTTGCTGcctttctttctgaatttttcgGTCTTTTGTTTTGATGTAATTCTTTAGTACAAATTTGCTGATTgacagaattaattattttcaaatgtctTCTTGCAACTAAGAAGATTTTGGAATACAGACTTGCCATCACAGCACAAGGAATAAGAAACATAATGATAAACTCCATTAACACCCAAGATTCAGCATAGAAACCTTCACAATCTCCTACACAAACACTGAcattaccaaaagaaaaataatatctcTTAAAAAAGATAACTGCCCATGTGTATACCATAGAAAATATCCAACTAGTTATAATGATTAACTGTACAATAGGAACTGTAATTTTAGCAGAGTAAAGTAAAGGATCACATATAGCAACGTAGCGATCAATGgctataaatattaaattactgaCAGAAACTGATGTCAGTGTGTAATCGACTAAAGCATTGAAAAAGCAGAATCTGTCTCCAAAATACCAGCAGCtttcaattatttttgttattttaaagggCATCAAAAAAATGCCAATCAAAAAATCTGCTGCTGCAAGTGAAAGCACAAGGAGGTTGCTTGGTGTGTGAAGCTGCTTAAAATGAGAGACAGAAATGACCACCAGTAAGTTTCCCACCACGGTTAGCATCACAGAAAGTGCTGACAAAATgtacaacattccatacacagCTGATGATCTTATTTCTCGGAGGCAGGATCTATTGTCATGTGGATAGCAATACTGTACAAGCTGTTGAGACTTCAAATAAATGCCATCCATTAATATGCAATTTGTAAGAgtcttcaaataaaaacaaaccagaaCATACTCCTTTAGAACACTAACAAACAACTGATATTTATAGAAGCAGCAAGACTAGTTTTGTGTCTCTAGAGCTCTCCTGGAATATGAATGTATTGCTGATGTAAATTCTTTATGTTTTTGCATAAGACAATAATAGCCAATCATGAGCCCCCAGTACCCCTAGAGATGCTGGTTGTTATTTCAGTTAGCTCCCAAAATGGCAATCTGGTGGCTTTAACCACATTTTTTGTGTAACTAAAACATATTTGGTAGGCAAGAATGTCATGTGCTGGCCAAAGCTTAAGATTGTTAAGCTTTAAGGCTGCTGGTTTAGTCTTAGTGTGTGCCCTAAGTCATCCTGACAAATAGCCAACTctagaaatataaaaaagttgtTATAAACATAAAATTCAGGTTCACATTTTGTTGGCAGTGAGTGACAGCTAGATACAAAGATTACCTTTGCTATCTCACAAAGCCAGGTGGGTTTGAGTATTTGAGTTCcgtttgctgtctgtatggagttcTCCCTGTATGGAGATTTTTTTTACTGGTTACTCTGGTTTTCTAACTTATCCCTAATGACATACAGGTTAAGCAATTATATTATTGTTACTATACTATTAATGTAGTGCAGATTGAAATAGGGGAGATACCACCTCCGGGTGTGAAAGATTTGTATTTTACAAATTGAATATATTTgcagggttagatagatagatagatagatagatagatagatagatagatagatagatagatagatagatagatagatagatagatagatagat
The sequence above is drawn from the Erpetoichthys calabaricus chromosome 3, fErpCal1.3, whole genome shotgun sequence genome and encodes:
- the LOC114649447 gene encoding trace amine-associated receptor 13c-like, with translation MDGIYLKSQQLVQYCYPHDNRSCLREIRSSAVYGMLYILSALSVMLTVVGNLLVVISVSHFKQLHTPSNLLVLSLAAADFLIGIFLMPFKITKIIESCWYFGDRFCFFNALVDYTLTSVSVSNLIFIAIDRYVAICDPLLYSAKITVPIVQLIIITSWIFSMVYTWAVIFFKRYYFSFGNVSVCVGDCEGFYAESWVLMEFIIMFLIPCAVMASLYSKIFLVARRHLKIINSVNQQICTKELHQNKRPKNSERKAAKTLGIVISVFFFCWVPLYTCTIIDTYTTLPVPNVMFNILAWLIYFNSGMNPIIYALFYPWFKKSVKLILTLKICNPESSLINLFSINH